CACGGCAAGGTCACGGCGTTAAATACAAACGCCACCGTATAGGCCGCGGTGGTGCCGCGAATGGCATCCACCGGGGTTTTGCGAAAATGCCACCAGGTGAAAATCAAGCCGATGAGCATGCCAATCATTGAAAGGCTTCGCACCACCGCCAGCACAGCGTTGTAGGGGAAGGGCTCGATCACGAGCCCGCCCACGCTGGCAATGGCTCCGGCGATCAGCGAAGGCAGCGCCAGGGGATTAATCACCTTGGTATTGCCCGTCAGCGCCGCAATCCAGCCCCATGAGGCGCCCGAAAGCCAGGTCACCACCGCCAAAATGCCGATGGTGATCAAGGCGCCCAACACCGCGGTGCGGATAAAGGTAGACCAACGTTTTGCAGCCGGCTGCTGCGATACCACGATCCACACCGCAAAAGGCAGTGCGATCGCCGCGGTGGCCTTGAGCGACATACCAATGGCAATGATGGCAACACCGGGATAGAAACGCCCCCGGAGTACTGCAAGCAGGCCGAGGCTTACGCATCCGACCATGATGGCCTCGTTGTGCATGCCGCCGATGAGGTGGAAGATCATCACGGGATTGGCCACACCAATCCACAGTGCATAGGCAGGGTCTGCGCCAAGGGCGGTGGCGATGCGCGGCACCGACCAGGCGATGGCCGCAAAGCCTGCTACTGATGCGAGCTTAAATAACGCTATTTCAGCGGCGATGCTGCCGGGGAACACGCTGGTGATGAGCTTGCCCAACCACAGATGCAGTGGCCCATAGGGGGTAGTGGTATTGCGCCA
This window of the Corynebacterium pseudopelargi genome carries:
- a CDS encoding alpha-(1->6)-mannopyranosyltransferase A, producing MPELSTRRFDTMNPTTVGLIGSILMFLGSFGGGAIRHRGGALEAIGLEFLSYGHGAGFSNITLWVGTALLLFAWFLAGRFVARGVLSSADLLKMMGIWVLPLVFAAPIMSRDIYSYLMQGALLRDGFDPYTQGASANPGPLLYEVSHDWRNTTTPYGPLHLWLGKLITSVFPGSIAAEIALFKLASVAGFAAIAWSVPRIATALGADPAYALWIGVANPVMIFHLIGGMHNEAIMVGCVSLGLLAVLRGRFYPGVAIIAIGMSLKATAAIALPFAVWIVVSQQPAAKRWSTFIRTAVLGALITIGILAVVTWLSGASWGWIAALTGNTKVINPLALPSLIAGAIASVGGLVIEPFPYNAVLAVVRSLSMIGMLIGLIFTWWHFRKTPVDAIRGTTAAYTVAFVFNAVTLPWYYASVLSLVGTFPNPRWLRGLSIGASIVVAMAFTGSGNHQLYNPVWMVMLLIVAWWMTSHILKLGRDARAQQLEPCA